A genomic region of Oncorhynchus mykiss isolate Arlee chromosome 2, USDA_OmykA_1.1, whole genome shotgun sequence contains the following coding sequences:
- the LOC110537743 gene encoding gastrula zinc finger protein XlCGF57.1-like isoform X1, with the protein MKIKQRSKTTPLHKKTMGTKRHGNLGITQTEHDPQSGDDSTGRDEPDCTQALSKSTSSNPHSDSSTLHKDPVVVLTRLAEVVVKTLLRDIKVCLVKEVTDVRKDEDNHGGSPQFFPCPHCTISFTDCYFLENHIKTKHQKQYLAMLRSQVSKSKRVYGPTHSCAHCSCMFHTPRQLDIHTRQAHPSARPQKPAPPRRTGRPHRVQEKFHTCPQCSRRFKYLGSLLKHCKSLHKMAVVLTNGHISCADCEKSFENCWGLGPHRCHEPEGNKPKDAKQMVIKEVGFQCLDCGKILTTPTSLNTHMRIHTGEKPFVCKECGKRFSDTSAYRYHLLIHNGVKPFKCQDCGKAFKQKSLLRKHMTVHSGERKYSCSQCDRKFAYRESLKLHLRTHSGERPFKCTVCGKDFADKGYLKTHLKIHSNQKNYHCGVCGQKFIRIGVLNIHLRSHTGERPYHCTVCDKQFARLDHLKNHQRTHTGEKPYTCTECGKSFTQSGDLTKHKRLHTGERPFECSECHKRFICSASLTLHMRTHTHRDVKPYSCQECGKSFYEQSHVNGHMKIHKGKRYSCPHCFLSFARKSNLSKHLLRRHKPK; encoded by the exons ATGAAGATCAAACAACGTTCAAAAACTACGCCACTGCACAAAAAAACCATGGGGACTAAACGCCATGGAAACCTGGGtataacacaaacagaacatGACCCACAGTCAGGTGATGACTCCACCGGCAGAGATGAACCAGATTGTACCCAAGCACTCTCAAAGAGCACCAGTTCAAATCCTCATTCAGATTCTAGTACACTCCACAAGGATCCTGTGGTAGTGCTAACCAGGTTGGCTGAG GTGGTGGTTAAGACACTTCTGAGAGACATTAAAGTGTGTTTGGTGAAGGAGGTGACGGATGTCAGGAAGGATGAAGACAACCATGGAG GTTCTCCTCAGTTCTTTCCTTGTCCACACTGCACCATCTCctttactgactgttacttccTGGAGAACCACATCAAGACCAAACACCAGAAGCAGTACCTGGCCATGTTGAGAAGCCAAGTCTCAAAGAGTAAAAGAGTGTACGGCCCCACACACAGCTGTGCCCACTGTAGCTGCATGTTCCATACACCACGACAGCTAGACATCCACACCCGCCAGGCCCACCCCTCTGCCCGTCCCCAGAAACCTGCCCCTCCCCGGAGAACTGGCCGTCCCCACAGGGTACAGGAGAAATTCCACACCTGCCCACAGTGCTCCCGCAGATTCAAGTACCTGGGCAGCCTGCTGAAGCACTGCAAGAGTTTGCACAAAATGGCTGTTGTTCTCACCAATGGACACATCAGTTGCGCAGACTGTGAGAAGAGCTTTGAGAATTGCTGGGGCCTGGGGCCTCACCGGTGTCACGAACCAGAGGGCAATAAACCGAAGGACGCTAAACAGATGGTCATTAAGGAAGTCGGCTTCCAATGCTTAGATTGTGGCAAGATCCTCACTACTCCTACGAGCCTGAACACTCACATGCGCATCCACACTGGAGAAAAGCCTTTTGTCTGCAAGGAGTGTGGCAAGCGCTTCTCAGATACCAGCGCTTACCGTTATCACTTGTTAATACACAATGGGGTCAAGCCATTCAAATGTCAGGACTGTGGGAAGGCTTTCAAGCAGAAGTCGCTCCTCAGGAAGCACATGACTGTTCACTCTGGTGAGAGGAAGTACTCCTGCTCCCAATGCGACAGGAAGTTTGCATACAGGGAGAGTCTGAAGCTTCACCTGCGTACACACTCCGGGGAGAGACCTTTCAAATGTACTGTCTGTGGTAAAGACTTTGCTGACAAAGGTTATCTGAAGACTCATCTGAAGATCCACAGCAACCAGAAAAACTACCATTGTGGGGTTTGTGGGCAGAAATTCATAAGGATTGGGGTGCTGAACATACACCTGCGCTCACACACTGGTGAGAGGCCTTACCATTGCACAGTGTGTGACAAGCAGTTTGCCCGACTCGACCACCTGAAGAACCACCAGCGCACTCACACAGGTGAGAAACCATACACCTGTACCGAGTGCGGTAAAAGCTTCACTCAGTCTGGAGATCTAACCAAACACAAGCGCCTCCACACTGGGGAGAGGCCATTTGAATGTTCTGAATGCCACAAACGCTTTATCTGCTCTGCTTCTCTGACCCTGCACATGAGGACCCACACTCACCGTGACGTAAAGCCATACTCCTGCCAagagtgtgggaagagcttttaTGAACAGAGTCATGTGAACGGCCACATGAAAATCCACAAGGGGAAACGTTATTCCTGCCCCCACTGCTTTCTCAGCTTTGCTCGCAAGTCCAACCTCTCCAAACACCTGCTTAGACGTCATAAACCTAAATGA
- the LOC110537743 gene encoding zinc finger protein 501-like isoform X2 gives MGSPQFFPCPHCTISFTDCYFLENHIKTKHQKQYLAMLRSQVSKSKRVYGPTHSCAHCSCMFHTPRQLDIHTRQAHPSARPQKPAPPRRTGRPHRVQEKFHTCPQCSRRFKYLGSLLKHCKSLHKMAVVLTNGHISCADCEKSFENCWGLGPHRCHEPEGNKPKDAKQMVIKEVGFQCLDCGKILTTPTSLNTHMRIHTGEKPFVCKECGKRFSDTSAYRYHLLIHNGVKPFKCQDCGKAFKQKSLLRKHMTVHSGERKYSCSQCDRKFAYRESLKLHLRTHSGERPFKCTVCGKDFADKGYLKTHLKIHSNQKNYHCGVCGQKFIRIGVLNIHLRSHTGERPYHCTVCDKQFARLDHLKNHQRTHTGEKPYTCTECGKSFTQSGDLTKHKRLHTGERPFECSECHKRFICSASLTLHMRTHTHRDVKPYSCQECGKSFYEQSHVNGHMKIHKGKRYSCPHCFLSFARKSNLSKHLLRRHKPK, from the exons atgG GTTCTCCTCAGTTCTTTCCTTGTCCACACTGCACCATCTCctttactgactgttacttccTGGAGAACCACATCAAGACCAAACACCAGAAGCAGTACCTGGCCATGTTGAGAAGCCAAGTCTCAAAGAGTAAAAGAGTGTACGGCCCCACACACAGCTGTGCCCACTGTAGCTGCATGTTCCATACACCACGACAGCTAGACATCCACACCCGCCAGGCCCACCCCTCTGCCCGTCCCCAGAAACCTGCCCCTCCCCGGAGAACTGGCCGTCCCCACAGGGTACAGGAGAAATTCCACACCTGCCCACAGTGCTCCCGCAGATTCAAGTACCTGGGCAGCCTGCTGAAGCACTGCAAGAGTTTGCACAAAATGGCTGTTGTTCTCACCAATGGACACATCAGTTGCGCAGACTGTGAGAAGAGCTTTGAGAATTGCTGGGGCCTGGGGCCTCACCGGTGTCACGAACCAGAGGGCAATAAACCGAAGGACGCTAAACAGATGGTCATTAAGGAAGTCGGCTTCCAATGCTTAGATTGTGGCAAGATCCTCACTACTCCTACGAGCCTGAACACTCACATGCGCATCCACACTGGAGAAAAGCCTTTTGTCTGCAAGGAGTGTGGCAAGCGCTTCTCAGATACCAGCGCTTACCGTTATCACTTGTTAATACACAATGGGGTCAAGCCATTCAAATGTCAGGACTGTGGGAAGGCTTTCAAGCAGAAGTCGCTCCTCAGGAAGCACATGACTGTTCACTCTGGTGAGAGGAAGTACTCCTGCTCCCAATGCGACAGGAAGTTTGCATACAGGGAGAGTCTGAAGCTTCACCTGCGTACACACTCCGGGGAGAGACCTTTCAAATGTACTGTCTGTGGTAAAGACTTTGCTGACAAAGGTTATCTGAAGACTCATCTGAAGATCCACAGCAACCAGAAAAACTACCATTGTGGGGTTTGTGGGCAGAAATTCATAAGGATTGGGGTGCTGAACATACACCTGCGCTCACACACTGGTGAGAGGCCTTACCATTGCACAGTGTGTGACAAGCAGTTTGCCCGACTCGACCACCTGAAGAACCACCAGCGCACTCACACAGGTGAGAAACCATACACCTGTACCGAGTGCGGTAAAAGCTTCACTCAGTCTGGAGATCTAACCAAACACAAGCGCCTCCACACTGGGGAGAGGCCATTTGAATGTTCTGAATGCCACAAACGCTTTATCTGCTCTGCTTCTCTGACCCTGCACATGAGGACCCACACTCACCGTGACGTAAAGCCATACTCCTGCCAagagtgtgggaagagcttttaTGAACAGAGTCATGTGAACGGCCACATGAAAATCCACAAGGGGAAACGTTATTCCTGCCCCCACTGCTTTCTCAGCTTTGCTCGCAAGTCCAACCTCTCCAAACACCTGCTTAGACGTCATAAACCTAAATGA